A region from the Oceanibaculum indicum P24 genome encodes:
- the plsY gene encoding glycerol-3-phosphate 1-O-acyltransferase PlsY, translated as MGDLSYTWPFYAAALFGYLLGSIPFGLVLTKLAGLGDIRKVGSGNIGATNVLRTGSRKLAAATLLLDGAKGAVALLIAGIWGPDMAVLAAAGAMLGHCFPIWLKFNGGKGVATALGILIAIAWPVGLLACATWLAVAALFRYSSLAALAALALAPLYAWYLADPQRMQLALFIAFLVWLRHRSNIVRLLRGQESRINLGKKG; from the coding sequence TTGGGCGATCTCTCCTATACCTGGCCGTTCTACGCGGCGGCGCTGTTCGGCTATCTGCTGGGCTCCATCCCGTTCGGGCTGGTGCTGACAAAGCTGGCCGGGCTGGGCGATATCCGCAAGGTCGGTTCCGGCAATATCGGCGCCACCAACGTGCTGCGCACCGGCAGCAGGAAGCTGGCCGCCGCCACGCTGCTGCTGGATGGGGCGAAGGGCGCCGTGGCGTTGCTTATTGCTGGCATCTGGGGGCCGGACATGGCGGTGCTGGCAGCCGCCGGCGCCATGCTGGGGCATTGCTTCCCGATCTGGCTGAAATTCAATGGCGGCAAGGGCGTGGCGACGGCGCTGGGTATCCTGATCGCTATCGCCTGGCCGGTTGGCCTGCTGGCCTGTGCGACATGGCTGGCGGTGGCGGCGCTGTTCCGCTATTCCTCGCTGGCCGCGCTGGCGGCGCTGGCGCTGGCACCGCTCTATGCCTGGTATCTGGCCGATCCGCAGCGCATGCAGCTGGCGCTGTTCATCGCCTTTCTGGTCTGGCTGCGCCACCGCAGCAACATCGTCCGCCTGCTGCGCGGGCAGGAAAGCCGCATCAACCTCGGCAAGAAGGGCTAA